A segment of the Polyodon spathula isolate WHYD16114869_AA chromosome 1, ASM1765450v1, whole genome shotgun sequence genome:
taaccatgcaTACAGACAGGTCTCTGTATTTTGCTTCTGCCCTCTGAGGTACTGTTAGCACTTATTTTAAAGAGTGGACTATATCATGAGTCCATGTCTAAATGAAATGGGAATCCATTATACCTTGTTGAGTTAATTCTGGGTCAGCACATTGCTGTAGTGATCTGTTTGAAAATCTGCATAATTTTAAGAAAAGTTCCAGGTTTATAACAACTTGATTTCAGTTTCTTGGTTTCAAATCTTAAGGCAGGGCTGTCAACTTGTCCCATGAGCGGATATTAACTAGCAGCACAGTCATTAAAGAAGGCTGCATGACGACCCAGTGATCCTCTAGAACCCAATTATCATTAGAATAAATTGCAGTTCGGGGTCATTTTCATTACAAGTCAAAGATGTCTAATTACAAGCTCTCCGTTTCAGTGTTTTGTTCCATTTGCTATAAATATGTGAACTGAGAAACAAATTTATGTTGGCCATAAATGGCCTACAGCCATTTTGCTATATCTGATCAATGCCCAAGCCTCTCTCATTGACCTGAATAATATAACGTTATTATATTATAACTGGTTTATTCTTTGCActgtggtggtgttggtggtctCACTTGATCCCATAGTTTTTAATTCTACTGCATGACTTTTATAtcattctaaatatatatatatatatatatatatatatatatatatatatattatatatatatatatatatatatatcgttggGAAACCTTTTTTATTGTTAACTTAAAGATGCCAATtccgttttaaaataaatgtgtttattttttcacgtCTGATGTAATTTCGATGTTAACAAATCATATTAAAGTCTACAATGCAGTGCAAGGGTTAATAACACAATGTTCCATTTAAAAGAGAGCATCAAGGATAAAGCACTGTAAAGGCTAACAATGCCTAAGGGCTGGGCTGTTTACCAGCTTTTCTCACCCCTGAGGTAACAGCAATGTGCCAATACACTATCATTTCTTGTCTGGCATCCCACACTTACAGATTGCTGGAGTGACATGTACTAGACTCACACTGGGCAAATTGTTGGCTCTGCTGCCTTGCTTAGTAATTTTCACTTTAATGCAGGGTTGTGTTTGCTGCTTTTCTTCTCAGTAATGGATGTGCTTCTGTAAAAATATCAAACCCCATATTATTGAAAACAAagaacagtacttttttttttttctaaaactacaaagcaggccaaaatgaaatagcCATGGTAATGTACTCTGAAGTAGCAGTCTTACTCAGAAAGTACTCTACACTGCACTTTAAATCATGCTGACTTGACAAGGATCTAAGTGTGCCAGTGTCAGATTACAACAAATAACTACATTACATGCACACAGAGGGTCAGTTCAACTATacctttcatttgcatttccaaACTAAATTAGACAGAATAATTGCTGCCGGGGCAATATGGTTCAGGCATTTACTATACTTCGAAGGAcaaattttcagaaaaaaaaatatagaaagcTCACATTCTGATGCCGTTATTCAAATAAtacagttttttcattaaaactatATTTCCGTTAATGTCTTCTGCCTTCAGCATTGAATGTAATCCTTTGTGATGTAAATACTGTCTATGATAAAGGAATTATCGACGGGAGTTGATAAGGCAAAAGAATAAATACAGAATGACTGCTGTTTTAACTTCACACTTGGTGTTCCTGAACAGATAATGAACTCATGTTCAAATATAGATAAATTACTTTAATGAACAAGTTGTCTCACAAGTGAGCTGATACCTCAAATAAGATTCATTTACTACATGTGCAAAAAGACTGGGTGAGAATTTGATTTTCACTTTACTTCCCTAAACATCATACATTGGGCCCATGCTTTCTACGCCAGTGTGCAATTTGCACATTTattaataggaaaaaataagGGTATTGAAAAAACAGTTTAATCTTTCTTgcatgcataattttttttttttttttttttacaaaaactgtaCATGATAAAAGTTTGAATAGATCAATTAATGAATagattgaattaattaattaaacaaaccatcttatgcaacagattttaaacacagtttattttttatttatttgagaatgttgcctaaataaaaaaatgtaatgtataggCTACCGTAAATATACTGCAATTAAATCTTTCCTGTCTGTTTCTGAGGAGGGTTTTTGTCTTGTCTTTCAAATTATTCTCTAACCTGAGAGAGCAtttaaaagcattcttaaaaTAAAGCGTTGGGACCATTAAGACTAAAATGCTAAAAGTTCTTTTTTATGCAAACTGCAAAATTCATTGACATGCTTCTGAAAGCTTACCACTGTAAATATGTACAGaagttttgcagttttctcttGCTTGTGCCATGGTTATACTGATGCATTTATTACAATTTATCATCCATGGTTTGCCATGTCATGCAATATGTTTTGCCATACCTATCTGGACTTTACAATACTTGTATGGAGCAAATCTGCTTCTTATGCTACTTAttcctctttgtgtgtgtgtgtgtgtgtgtgtctatatatatatatatatatatatatatatatatatatatatatatatatatatatatatatatatatatatatatatatatatatttcatggtGTGATAGAATCCTTGCCAATTTCATTCAGCATGCCACAATGCTATTTCACATGCTCAGGTGTAACGTTGCACCCTATACTTGGGCCTATAAGTGTTGTTAGGcagacatttgaaaatgaatCATTGCCCACGCTCCACTGTGAACCTAGTggtatatgttttgtatttgtttgtttatgggGGCTGTTACAGTGAAGGGCGTGGCTACAAGTGGTGTCTGTTAAAACAAAGGAAAGTTAACAAAACAGTGATTGGATAACAGGGATCCCTAACTCCTCCCACAAGGCACCAGCACAGGGATTAACACAATTTAAAGCACAGCACCTGAACAGGGaggtaatttttttgtttttcaaaagggcAGGGATTACGCCACCATCAGGAACATCTTCATCAGCAGCTCTGCTGACGATCCCCGTTTCTTGAATTTGCTGGACACTGGTGAGAATTGAAAGGAAGACCTGAAACAACTGATACAAACaaattttttggggaaaaaaaacccagcGACACTGGAGGAAGGCCTTCAGACACCACAGCAAACAGTTTCagacataaaacacacacaaaaggacATTATTTTGGGGAACAGTGTAACAGTTACTAGTTAAGAAGTGGTAGGGCCTCACAGGCTGAGTGACCATATCTTGATACATTTCTACTGTTATCCGTTGAATATCCAAGTATTTTCAAAACAATGGCTTGCATGCTATTGATGGTAGCACTGCTGTTAGTAGTAGAGGGGACACACAGCCTGCCCATGGAGAGGTTCCAGCAGCTGGGCTGGCAGAGGCTGCTGGAGGATGTAGAGGAGTGTTCCGAGTGTCATCCTGAGCTTTGTAATTCCCCTCAGCGCTGCCCAGCTGGCCGGGTGAAGGATCTCTGCAGGTGCTGCTGGGAGTGCGGCAATGCAGAGGGTCAGCTCTGTGACCTGGATGCCTCTAGCAACTTCTACGGGATTTGCGGCAAGGACCTGGTGTGCAAGACCCAGGACGAGGACCTGAACTCAGGGGAGATTCCAGAGCCCCAGTGTGTCTGCACCAGCCAGGAGGTCCTCTGCGGGTCAGATGGGAAGACCTACGAAAACATCTGCAAATTCAGGGAGGGCATGTTCCAGCACAGGATGAAGGAAGAACTTACTGCTGCACACCAGGGTCCCTGCAAAACAGGTAAGTcaactgtgctgtttgtttaaaaaggcATTTGCAGTGGAAGATATTGAACGTGCAGTTTAACACAGGCCTTGCGTACAATATGAAACTGCAATTGGAATAACAAGGAAAGTTGGACAGATGTACAAACAGGTTTACTTTAAAATGCAAGTTAACAAAAGCGATGATGTGCAGCTCATGCACATGTCTTTAAAGGCCAGTGCAAACTTTGCAGagtgttttctaaaaaaaaacacataaactgtTCTAGGCTGTTGTTGAAGGAGTGAAAAAACATGAGTTAAATAACTTAtaagtaaagaaaacacaaagtttGAATATTTTTGCACAGCAACATGGGAAAACTAATAGTGCTTTGTAGGTTTAATGCTTGGAAAGCCAAGATGGGAGCAGAGTAGCTTGATGAATAACACTAAATAGAGAAATGTCACAGGCACAGATTTATTAGTATCTATCAAGGTCTTTGCACCAAAAGTTAATTTGCACCATtgttgttaaagaaaataaagatgtCAGCATCATAGAAGTGTGAACAAATAACTCCGGGACACTGTACtttgtaaaattaataatttgcTTTTCCTTGGAAAATGCTGTAAATAGCACCGAATAGTCATTCATGGTGTACGGAAGGTGGTTTCCAAGGATTAAATATACAGGGACTCCCAACAGCACTCACGTCAGTTTAAGAATGCAGATGGCAGCAGTTTAATTTGGttccagttttctttttgcttCTGTTAATGAATGCTTAGCTTTAAGAGAATAATATTTACTCAGCGTTAGCTATAATAAAGGAATGCAAATTGTGCACTGGaccaaaaacgtttttttttttttataatgtattttttttaaatatttcttaaataCCATTAACaacattttgtaacattgaaTGTACATTAATACTGGGGTAAAAAGACCCAAAACAATTAAGATTCACCTTTGCAATAACTGAAGGAGTTAAATCtgagctttgtttttttgtttggtttctaataacaaaatacagctctggccaaaagttttgcatcacattgaattttagaattgagacataattaaaaaaaaaaaaaaaaaaaaaaaaaaaacacctgtatgAACAtgattttgatcttttatttaacaccatatAATaaggaaaatacacatttatattgcaatagtctaccagaagccataatagtaatacagtatttcatgttagattttgaaatgtcacatttttcaatttctttcactttttcattaagtagatggaaaactacaaagtggtatgtaattcaatctATTACCATAACATTGTTCTAAGGTTTCATATGACTCTATGAACcagaattagttaattctatagggtgatgcaaaccctaAAGTGCCTTTTTACGTTCCTTAAGAAAGCTTTTGTGTGGATCAAGGGAAACAGTTTCAGTAATGTGCCCTCTTGCCAGAGAATTTACACTTTTGAACAAGTGAAACTACAGGCAATCTAATGTGATTTAAACActgctggggctggggctgggggcTGGGTCACGATTTGCCCATTTGAGTGCAAATGAGTCTATTGTTTATCCCTGGAGGCATATCATTTAAATGAGATCGCTTCTATATACCTGTATGTTATTGAGATTGGCTGAGACTTTTCTTTAGGTTATTCAGCACTAACGTCATTGTGAGACGTTTAGATTAGGCTGTTGATGGGTAAGTAGTTTCTTATCATAGTTTCAGATCCTGCATTTGAATAACTCTGGATCGCTTCCATCTACACACCCCTAGATATGCTGGGTGAGAGTGTGTGCTGCTGGCAGTACCATGCGTTGTAGGGTGTGGTCCTGCATGCTTTGTAGttgaaaaacttttgttttgttaaataacagAAGTACCCCAGTGAGGTTGTATCCACCACAGCATGGGAAAGGACAGCTAGCAAGGCAATGTAACAACATCCCTTTAAGATTGTTATTGCATCCCCTTACAGTTAATATGGCTGTTTAGTGTCGTGGTGTATGGCTTGAACAGTGAATCTGCAAATCTTGTACATAAAGAGGAAATGCTGTGGGAAACAAACACATGCTCCTTATTTCAATGGGTCAGATTGGTGAGGGTCGACTCTAGCCAAAATGCAGTTTGCGTCACAAATACAAGTCAAACAAAGTTTTTCGATTTCATAGAAATCACAGAAAATGACTCAAAAGGTTGATACATAGTTTGTTACTAGTCATTTAATAACAATATTGATTTTCCTTTTACAATAAAGTGTAAGAAATTGTAAATTCTGGAAGGCTATGTAAGTGCTGGGGGTATACAGTGCTAGTAAAGGCCAATAAATAGGATTGTAGCCAGGAAACAAACAGGCCTAGCCTTTGATATCACTATATATAAATGGAGAGAGTGCTGGTAAAATAATATTTAGAGAAGGTCCCTACATTTTTAAAGCTGCTTGTTAGGTATTTCACACTGGATTCTGACACTGCACTTAGCTTTTTCTATTTTGCATAAAAATGCCCTTCTTTAAAGATGGCATTCTAGGTTATCAATGAATTTAGCTCACAAGTTTTAACCCTTAAAGCAATAAAATGCTGTTAATGATCCATTCTATTACAAAAGAAAGGGGTCTGAATTATATAGATAATTTTAGCAACACAATAGATATATCAGTGCTATAGTTTCATTTGAAAAAGACCAGGGGCCACTACTGAAACATTTTAGAATAATAAAATACGTATTTTAGGCACCACTTTACATTTCACTTTacagtgtctctaattgctgtgtattttcatagtagttgcttagtaaaacATGTAAACTTACACTTAACTACAATGATGTAatgcagttacagtgtacttaatgtgtaagtctttttgcatgatattaccctaactctaaccccactaaccctaaaccattttctgatacaattgtgtacttacatacattGTGCAAAAAGACTTACAtgtcaagtacattgtaactatgcaaaatagcattgtaattaggtataagtacacatgtatttactaagcaactaccatgtaaatatacagtaattagagacacttaatgtaaagtgtttatagtattttagtatttaacgtttatttatgtctttttatatttgtttacctACAGCACCATTTATTGCCACGCCACCACGTGATATCATAAATGTGGAAGGAAGTGACATAATTTTCGGCTGTGAGGTGTCATCGTATCCAATGGCGATTGTGGAGTGGCGGAAGGAAGGAAACAGCATTTTCTTACCTGCTGATGATTCCCATATGGCAGTACAGGTACTCTTTTATGGTGTTCTAGTTATGGGTGTTCAGATATACAGCTGTAATCAAACGTTTACATACccaaatggaaatttataatttctagaaatttcttgaaaacaaataattacaagaaaaatcttttgtagcaaaggttttgcttttgtggatgaggaaaaaagttacaagaaatagatggtttacaattatttatttctgcatttttttttatttttttttgcaaaactccaaaaatgctgaTTCAAAGAATACTCATACCCTGACGAGAacaatgaaatgaatagctagttgaggcacctttagcaataataacctattttaaattattaggatatttgtcaaggAGCTTTTAgtatgattctttagtgatttttgaccattcttcaaccctaaattgttccagtttattcaaattcattccccagtcccacttgcagccagttcactttgaatatctttggcagtcaatcctggattgttattaaccttcctcacaattcttctacttgttcttagtgaaagaaccttctttcttccagaccgagggagtgttatgacagcaccatgagtcttgtacttcttgataatagaaacaatagttgaaattgggatactaaaatgcttggaaatcttcttgtattcttctccagctttatgacaataaataatattctgcgtaaggtcttcagatagctctttattttttcccatattgacttattggtaatgacagcaatcatcctatgcctaacccttttatactctctctTCACCTACAATCTGGCATttgtagacttttctagaattagtttctgcattatcatattaaaatttCTAGCACTTTGGTTGACCGAACgttgagtaatttataaactgtcacagaaacctctATTGTTTCAGTGcagtacagacgttctatgttgttatccgttagtgcttcagctttatttggatgattgtctttaccttattttaatttcccattcctctccagtttctgagATATGAAAGTActagctttacatcatttttttaacgtattctcattttgttgatcattaatcaCCATTTCTGTACTGcgggtgttgtcaagtgattcataacgagacattttgtgtttgaattgaaaatgaTGGTCTTGAGGattcgaatgggtcaaagtttaagtatattttcctctataGGAATTATCAGTTTTTGATCACTTTTTTATGTCACTGCTGTGGTAGTATGCCTTTTTTTAAAGGCTGATGCCAAGAGAAGCATATCTTTAAAACACAGAGTGGCAGTATCACATTCCCCATCTTCTCCTTAGAAAGCACTGTACACTCtagatttatgtttttaaaaagggtAATAATTTGCTGTTTGAGGGGTCTGACATTTtaacagagacagagacagtggAGCATCTGGAACAAGAAGATTCCTGACAACAGTTCCTTTGTAATTATCAGGCCAGAGGAGGACCTCAGCGCTTTGAGCTCACCGGCTGGCTGCAGATACAACGGGTTCAGAAGGAGGATCAGGGGGTGTACACCTGCCATGCCAAAAACAAGTTTGGAGAAACGTCTGCCTCTGCAAGACTCCAGGTTATCAACCCAGGTAAGAAAGCATAGAGGTGCAACAATATTAAAGAGTATGTATAGAATGACCGTGAAACAAGAAATGATTTGCATTGCTGTCACTATTAGTTAAGTTAGTAGCTTCAAATGCccttttaattataattataatattatagtgTATAGCCTTCATAGagaattttaaaaagaatgtctAGATCAGGAACTTACCATGCAATTATTAACTGACAAGTTGGATATCATCTGTCAGCTAAAAATGACAGTATCAATGGAAATGCTTATTGATTGTATTATCAGTACCAAACATCTCTAACTGCAACAGTAGGTGGACTTGTGATTCCGGGAAGTCTCAGCATCTAAAATTGACCTTATGTGCCTCAAGCTTTTTATACACAACCAcagaataaaatgcattcataGGCATCAGTCTGACAGGACCTAGATTGTGATCCTCATATTATATGGCAGCTAAACAATTGAGTTTTTTGAGTAGATAAAGCCTTGCTGTGGGTTTAGTTGAGGGATCAGCTTGAACAGAAAACAGCTACTCTAATAAAGTGTTACTCAACAGACTGTGGGGTTTAAAACACAGCACGTCAAcataattgttttgatatttttattaacacatcCCTGGTTATAAATCTGTTTTGACTTGTTATGCATCGGCTCTTTCCATCAAAGTGTCTTCCAAATTCACAACAGTGGCTGCTTGAATACAACCTGTTCAACCAGAAACATTTAACTGGTTCCCAGCTCCTCTCATGAAAGTCAGCATTTTGATTGCTTCACCTGCCTGTCATCTTTCCAGGATCCTAGCTGCTTGCTCCAGCACAGGTTCAGATGGGAGGGAACATGTTGTCATTATGCAGAGCTCGTCATGCATATTTATAAACCAGTTAAAACTGAATTATGGTTTACgtttataaaaatatcaaaataattgtgattatgttgaaaaagatattgcaggaatgcgcacaacaaagcagaaagctagggaaagtaatgcattgtttcaAACCCTACAGCAAGtacaataacactttaaaatcccaaatgaaCCCACGTCCTTGTTAAATGAAACCTAAAAGgacataaaatatactgtacatactgattGATACTCGTACATCAAAATAAGTCTCCTTCTTATTTCCCTAGATTCCCCACTGGCAAGTAAAGTGAAATCTTTCAAAACTGgagtttatgacatcacagatgATGAAGAAGACATTGAGTATGGAGGAAGTGgctattcatattaaaaaaaaaaaaaaaaaaaaaaaaaaaaaaaaaaaactgttcagattATTTGGAAACATTAAAGATAGGAGTAGAACATTTGAATTTAAAGAGTGCTAGAGTCTACCTTTATCCCTGTGTTGTAAATAGTGGTTAGCCAGTATTGTCTATACCTCCCATGTGGCAGTCATTATATGCCAGTAAAACCTGTGTTTGCTGATTTAATGTGTGCATATGAAAATGGTGGGGTTTCTTTTAACACACTTCAGTT
Coding sequences within it:
- the LOC121321450 gene encoding kazal-type serine protease inhibitor domain-containing protein 1-like, coding for MACMLLMVALLLVVEGTHSLPMERFQQLGWQRLLEDVEECSECHPELCNSPQRCPAGRVKDLCRCCWECGNAEGQLCDLDASSNFYGICGKDLVCKTQDEDLNSGEIPEPQCVCTSQEVLCGSDGKTYENICKFREGMFQHRMKEELTAAHQGPCKTAPFIATPPRDIINVEGSDIIFGCEVSSYPMAIVEWRKEGNSIFLPADDSHMAVQARGGPQRFELTGWLQIQRVQKEDQGVYTCHAKNKFGETSASARLQVINPDSPLASKVKSFKTGVYDITDDEEDIEYGGSGYSY